GCACACGTCACCGACGACATGGGCACCGCCGAGACGGCCCGCGACCTCTGTACCACCGTCGAGGACGAACTCGACGAGCCGACCCACTACGACCAGCACAAGCTCTGCAAGCTCTGGGGCCGCGGCGCGAGCGGCATGGACGAGTTCCTCGACCGCCTCCGCGAGGCGGGCCACGCGGCCGAGCGCGCCCACTACGGCGGGACCACGTTCAAGACCGACGCGTCGATCCCCGAGATGCACGACGCGACCAGCGACTGAGCGAGCCGGGCCGGGCACGCCGGCGACCGACCCCCCGAAGGGCCCACCGGCGACCGACTCCCACCCCACCAATCGACCGTCGGCTGGTCTTTTTGTAGCTACTCGGCGTAGCGACACCCGTGTCCCAGCCACCAGTCGAGTCGCTGCCACCCCGGCTCCAGCGTGCGAAGTCGGTCCTCCTCGCCGTCGTGGCGCTCGCGCGGGACGAACAGCTCACGTTCCTCTCGGCCGCCATCGCGTACTACGCGTTCGTCTCGCTGGTCCCGCTCGTGCTCCTCGCGGTCGCCGTCGCCACCAGCCTCGGCGGCGAGGCGCTCGCCACGGCGGTCGCCGAGGCCGCCGGGGACGTGCTCACGCCGGCCAGCCAGGACGTGCTGACGGACGTGCTCACCGCGACCGAGGGCCGGTCGGCCACGACGGTCGTCGGCCTCGTCGTCCTGCTGTGGAGTGGCCTCAAGGTGTTCCGCGGCATGGACCAGGCCTTCTCGGAGGTGTACGGCAACGGGAACGGCGACTCCATCGTCGACCAGCTCACCGACGCCGCGCTCGGGCTGGCCGCCGTCGGTGCGGCCGCGCTCGTCGCCCTCGCCGCCATCACCGTCGTCCAGCTCGTCGACCTGC
This window of the Haloarchaeobius amylolyticus genome carries:
- a CDS encoding YihY/virulence factor BrkB family protein, producing MSQPPVESLPPRLQRAKSVLLAVVALARDEQLTFLSAAIAYYAFVSLVPLVLLAVAVATSLGGEALATAVAEAAGDVLTPASQDVLTDVLTATEGRSATTVVGLVVLLWSGLKVFRGMDQAFSEVYGNGNGDSIVDQLTDAALGLAAVGAAALVALAAITVVQLVDLPFEELLGAVFSLLALAFAFYPLYYLFPDETVEWREAVPGALFAATGWTVMSVAFNLYAGYAGATSLYGFFGAILLLVTWLYLGALVLLLGAALNAVLAGRTTNLDPDLSATVDRHLQSAGLRQEEATEDDV